A window from Melopsittacus undulatus isolate bMelUnd1 chromosome Z, bMelUnd1.mat.Z, whole genome shotgun sequence encodes these proteins:
- the CTRL gene encoding chymotrypsin-like protease CTRL-1, whose amino-acid sequence MQLLADIKLVASGAQLSPSRMAFLWVVACLALASTVSGCGEPSISPSLHHTERIINGQNAVPGSWPWQVSLQNRFGSHFCGGSLINENWVVTAAHCEFKPLFHVVVLGGYDRTSRAGSVQVKNVVRVVTNPNWNPYTLNNDIALLKLASPAKLGPHVSPVCLPPADLHLPNNLQCVTTGWGRTSVNSSVLAERLQQVSLPLISSSECAEYWGSKITSSMVCAGGVGASSCQGDSGGPLVYEDGGLWTLIGIVSWGTSNCNVNTPAVYTRVSHFRNWIDSIIQA is encoded by the exons ATGCAGCTCCTGGCTGATATAAAGCTGGTGGCCTCAGGGGCACAGCTGAGTCCTTCCAGGATGGCATTTCTGTGGGTAGTTGCCTGCCTGGCCCTTGCCAGCACCGTCTCAG GCTGTGGGGAGCCCAGCATCAGCCCCTCACTCCACCACACTGAGAGGATCATCAACGGGCAGAATGCAGTGCCTGGATCATGGCCCTGGCAGGTCTCCCTTCAG aaCCGCTTTGGATCCCACTTCTGTGGTGGCTCCTTAATCAACGAGAACTGGGTTGTCACTGCTGCCCACTGTGAATTCAA GCCACTCTTCCATGTCGTCGTCCTCGGGGGATATGACCGCACCTCCAGGGCTGGCTCTGTTCAAGTGAAGAATGTGGTCAGG GTTGTCACCAACCCCAACTGGAACCCCTACACCCTGAACAATGACATCGCCCTGTTGAAGCTTGCCTCACCTGCCAAGCTGGGACCCCATGTGTCCCCTGTCTGCCTGCCCCCTGCTGACCTGCATCTGCCCAACAATCTCCAGTGTGTCACCACCGGCTGGGGACGCACCAGTGTCAACT CCTCCGTGCTGGCAGAGAGACTACAGCAGGTATCCCTGCCCTTGATCTCCTCCAGCGAGTGTGCCGAGTACTGGGGAAGCAAGATCACCAGCTCCATGGTCTGTGCTGGAGGTGTTGGTGCCTCATCCTGCCAG GGTGACTCTGGTGGACCTCTGGTATACGAGGATGGGGGCCTCTGGACCTTGATTGGCATTGTCTCCTGGGGTACAAGCAACTGCAATGTCAACACACCAGCTGTCTACACCCGTGTAAGCCACTTCCGAAACTGGATCGACAGCATTATTCAAGCTTAG